Proteins encoded within one genomic window of Mycolicibacterium aubagnense:
- a CDS encoding three-helix bundle dimerization domain-containing protein — MSAKTEEQVFTEIESRLTAKFADLPPARVTTVIAGARDQFADSTIRDFVPLLVERRAEEELARLLAGEATR, encoded by the coding sequence ATGTCCGCCAAGACCGAAGAGCAGGTATTCACCGAAATCGAGAGCCGCCTCACGGCCAAGTTTGCGGACCTGCCCCCGGCTCGAGTGACAACCGTCATCGCAGGCGCACGCGACCAGTTCGCCGACAGCACGATTCGGGACTTCGTCCCGCTCCTGGTGGAACGTCGCGCCGAGGAGGAGTTGGCCAGGCTGCTGGCCGGTGAGGCCACCCGCTAG